Proteins encoded together in one Roseibacterium elongatum DSM 19469 window:
- a CDS encoding GFA family protein, translating into MSGLEGTCLCGAVSVSVSAYTPEVSACHCRLCRVWSGAVQMGFEAPVDAVHVRGDVRRYRATPFSERAFCPTCGTALWLKDDTGGYEFVPGLFDGARELPLVREVYADRAFACVPLAGTHPRVSRADYERINPHVEGDTP; encoded by the coding sequence ATGAGCGGTCTGGAGGGTACGTGTCTGTGTGGGGCTGTGTCGGTCTCGGTCAGCGCCTACACGCCCGAGGTGTCGGCCTGCCACTGCCGCCTGTGCCGGGTGTGGTCGGGGGCCGTGCAGATGGGCTTCGAGGCGCCGGTGGACGCTGTGCACGTGCGCGGCGATGTGCGCCGCTATCGCGCGACGCCCTTTTCCGAGCGGGCCTTTTGCCCGACCTGCGGCACCGCCCTGTGGCTGAAGGACGACACGGGCGGCTACGAGTTCGTGCCGGGCCTGTTCGACGGGGCGCGCGAGCTGCCCCTCGTCCGAGAAGTCTATGCCGACCGCGCCTTTGCCTGTGTGCCGCTGGCCGGCACGCATCCCCGCGTATCGCGGGCCGATTATGAACGCATCAACCCCCACGTGGAGGGAGACACGCCATGA
- the serB gene encoding phosphoserine phosphatase SerB, translated as MHTITLITNSAMYLDPALVDSLRNAMGGGDAIWLNPNHAAEFEVARLPSNIDSVWESLQGEGVDMIAQPSAGRRKKMLLADMDSTMIRQECIDELAAEAGVGDRVAKITARAMNGELGFEGALIERVELLKGLPETVIAEVLEKRITPIPGGATLIATMKAHGAHAALVSGGFTAFTTAVAATLGFDEHRANTLLAEDGILTGDVARPILGRDAKVQALHEISARLGLTPADVIAVGDGANDLGMIELAGTGVALHAKPAVQAKAPHRVNHGDLSALLYLQGYAIDEFVTA; from the coding sequence ATGCATACCATCACGCTCATCACCAATTCAGCCATGTATCTCGACCCTGCCCTGGTGGACAGCCTGCGCAATGCCATGGGCGGCGGCGATGCCATCTGGCTGAACCCGAACCACGCCGCCGAGTTCGAGGTCGCACGCCTGCCCTCGAACATCGACTCGGTCTGGGAAAGCCTGCAGGGCGAAGGTGTCGACATGATTGCCCAGCCCAGCGCGGGACGGCGCAAGAAGATGCTGCTGGCCGATATGGATTCGACCATGATTCGGCAGGAATGCATCGACGAACTGGCCGCCGAGGCCGGGGTGGGGGACCGCGTGGCCAAGATCACGGCGCGCGCCATGAATGGCGAGCTTGGCTTCGAAGGGGCGTTGATCGAGCGTGTGGAACTGCTCAAGGGGCTGCCCGAAACAGTCATCGCCGAGGTGCTGGAAAAGCGCATCACCCCGATTCCGGGGGGCGCGACCCTGATTGCGACGATGAAGGCCCACGGCGCCCATGCCGCGCTTGTCTCGGGCGGGTTCACGGCCTTCACCACCGCCGTTGCCGCGACACTGGGCTTTGACGAGCACCGCGCCAACACGCTGTTGGCCGAGGATGGCATCCTGACCGGCGATGTCGCCCGCCCGATCCTGGGGCGCGATGCCAAGGTGCAGGCCCTGCACGAGATCAGCGCGCGCCTAGGCCTGACCCCGGCCGATGTGATCGCCGTGGGCGACGGGGCCAATGACCTCGGCATGATCGAGCTTGCCGGCACCGGCGTGGCCCTGCATGCCAAACCCGCCGTTCAGGCCAAGGCCCCGCACCGGGTGAACCATGGCGATCTGAGCGCACTGCTTTATCTGCAGGGCTATGCCATCGACGAGTTCGTCACCGCCTGA
- a CDS encoding alpha/beta hydrolase: MTRRAILAVLAGLAILVGLILLERPRAGLEIMHMDVGTTPVTVMRQPRAEAPVVIVTHGFAGSRQLMEAYQLTLAQAGYITVSLDFEGHGRNPVPMSGDVTAVGPGGTTQLLMDEIARVTEAALALPGAEPRVVLLGHSMASDIIVRQAMRDDRVAGIVGLSVFSQAITEESPENLLIVNGAWETMLREEARRVMAGLDAAEGETVGTPGEGFARRAVAAPLVEHVGILYSPTALREARAWLDATFDREGGGPVAAIGWPILLTLFGIVLLARPASALLPSGPAPWAPSRRIFWLLASVPAIVTPLILALFETRVLPVLVADYLALHLALYGALVLISAAWFGGLPARRGWIWGLALAAYGLLAFGGVMDRYVASFVPVAGRLPVMALILPGAILAMLADAVLLQAGQARPWRRWVARLAFLLSLGLAVALDFERLFFLIIILPVIGLFYASFGVMGRWVGQRTGSVLAMGLGLGLVLGWALGVSFPMFDPSL, from the coding sequence GTGACACGCAGAGCAATTTTGGCGGTGCTGGCCGGTTTGGCCATTCTGGTGGGGCTGATCCTGTTGGAGCGCCCGCGCGCCGGCCTGGAGATCATGCATATGGATGTCGGCACGACGCCGGTCACCGTCATGCGCCAGCCCCGGGCAGAGGCACCAGTGGTGATCGTCACCCACGGTTTTGCCGGGTCGCGGCAGTTGATGGAGGCTTATCAACTGACGCTGGCGCAGGCGGGATACATCACCGTCAGTCTCGATTTCGAGGGGCATGGCCGCAACCCGGTGCCGATGTCCGGCGATGTCACGGCGGTCGGGCCGGGCGGCACAACACAATTGCTGATGGACGAGATCGCCCGTGTGACCGAGGCGGCGCTGGCCCTGCCGGGCGCCGAGCCGCGCGTTGTCTTGCTGGGGCATTCGATGGCCTCGGACATCATCGTGCGGCAGGCCATGCGCGACGACCGGGTGGCCGGGATTGTCGGCTTGTCGGTGTTCAGCCAGGCGATCACCGAGGAAAGCCCCGAGAACCTTTTGATCGTCAACGGCGCATGGGAAACCATGCTGCGTGAAGAGGCCCGCCGCGTCATGGCCGGGCTGGACGCCGCCGAGGGCGAGACGGTTGGCACCCCGGGCGAGGGGTTTGCCCGCCGTGCCGTGGCCGCCCCGCTCGTCGAGCATGTGGGCATCCTGTATTCGCCCACGGCCCTGCGCGAGGCGCGCGCCTGGCTGGACGCGACCTTTGACCGAGAAGGCGGCGGGCCGGTGGCGGCGATCGGGTGGCCCATCCTGCTGACGCTGTTCGGGATCGTCCTGTTGGCGCGTCCGGCCAGTGCGCTGCTGCCGTCCGGGCCGGCCCCCTGGGCCCCATCGCGACGCATCTTCTGGCTGTTGGCGAGTGTGCCCGCGATCGTGACGCCGTTGATTCTGGCCCTGTTCGAGACGCGCGTTCTGCCCGTGCTGGTGGCCGATTACCTGGCGCTGCACCTGGCCCTGTATGGCGCGCTTGTCCTGATCAGCGCGGCGTGGTTCGGCGGCCTGCCGGCGCGGCGCGGATGGATCTGGGGGCTTGCCCTGGCGGCCTATGGTTTGCTGGCCTTTGGCGGTGTGATGGATCGCTACGTGGCCAGTTTCGTGCCGGTTGCCGGTCGGTTGCCGGTAATGGCGCTGATCCTGCCTGGGGCGATTTTGGCGATGCTGGCCGATGCGGTGCTGCTACAGGCGGGTCAGGCGCGGCCATGGCGGCGCTGGGTGGCGCGGTTGGCCTTTCTTCTGTCCCTCGGGCTGGCCGTGGCCCTCGATTTCGAGCGACTGTTCTTCCTGATCATCATCTTGCCAGTGATCGGCCTGTTCTACGCGAGCTTTGGCGTGATGGGCCGTTGGGTCGGCCAGCGCACGGGATCGGTGCTGGCGATGGGTCTGGGCCTCGGGCTGGTGCTGGGCTGGGCGCTGGGCGTCAGTTTTCCGATGTTCGACCCGTCGCTCTAG
- a CDS encoding GFA family protein produces MTGTTGGCLCAAVRYTLAEAPTTYGACHCGMCRKFSGGVELGIEVPPGGLSFDNDATLETYRSSDWAERGFCRICGSSLFWRLTMPGPMQGLYSLAAGSLDDMSGLTFTTEVYIDAKPDNYAFAGDRARLTEADVMAMVNAGPEDQA; encoded by the coding sequence ATGACCGGAACGACCGGCGGATGTCTGTGCGCCGCGGTTCGCTACACCCTGGCCGAGGCTCCGACGACGTATGGGGCCTGCCATTGCGGCATGTGTCGGAAGTTTTCCGGCGGTGTCGAACTGGGCATCGAGGTGCCGCCGGGTGGTCTGTCCTTCGACAACGACGCCACCCTGGAGACCTATCGCTCGTCGGACTGGGCCGAGCGCGGATTCTGCCGCATCTGTGGGTCGAGCCTGTTCTGGCGGTTGACGATGCCGGGGCCGATGCAGGGCCTCTACAGCCTGGCGGCGGGATCGCTGGACGATATGAGCGGACTGACCTTCACGACCGAGGTGTATATCGACGCCAAACCCGACAACTATGCCTTTGCGGGCGATCGTGCGCGCCTGACCGAGGCGGATGTCATGGCCATGGTCAATGCCGGGCCGGAGGATCAGGCATGA
- a CDS encoding NAD(P)-dependent oxidoreductase: protein MAKQPMLKFVSIPKEMPSKRDADQRREDFNEIYGEYVTEKARQQAGRCSQCGVPYCQSHCPLHNNIPDWLKLTAEGRLQEAYEVSQATNTFPEICGRICPQDRLCEGNCVIEQSGHGTVTIGAVEKYITDTAWEEGWVKPISPAEERPESVGIIGAGPGGLAAADRLRRAGLQVTVYDRYDRSGGLMIYGIPGFKLEKDVVMRRNAQLEEGGVTFVQNCNVGEDITFDELRGKHDFVLIATGVYKSRDLPAPGVGANGIVRAIDYLTASNRIGFGDSVPEFTSGELNAEGKRVVVIGGGDTAMDCVRTAIRQGATSVKCLYRRDRANMPGSQREVQNAEEEGVEFVWLSAPKGFTGGDAVESVMVQKMRLGAPDATGRQSPEVIEGADYVEDADLVIKALGFEPEDLPSLWNVPELEVTRWGTIKADFRTHETQIENVYAVGDIVRGASLVVWAIRDGREAADAILDKVMAAVPSATEVAAE, encoded by the coding sequence GTGGCCAAGCAACCCATGCTGAAGTTTGTCAGCATCCCGAAAGAGATGCCGTCGAAGCGCGACGCCGACCAGCGGCGCGAGGATTTCAACGAAATCTACGGCGAGTATGTAACGGAAAAAGCACGCCAGCAGGCGGGCCGCTGTTCGCAATGCGGTGTGCCCTACTGCCAGTCGCATTGCCCGCTGCACAACAATATTCCCGATTGGCTGAAACTGACCGCCGAGGGCCGCCTGCAAGAGGCCTACGAGGTCAGCCAGGCCACCAACACCTTCCCCGAGATCTGCGGCCGCATCTGTCCGCAGGATCGCCTGTGCGAAGGCAATTGCGTCATCGAACAGTCGGGCCACGGCACCGTGACCATCGGCGCGGTCGAAAAATACATCACCGACACCGCCTGGGAAGAAGGCTGGGTCAAACCCATCTCGCCCGCCGAGGAACGCCCCGAATCCGTCGGCATTATCGGGGCTGGCCCCGGTGGTCTGGCCGCGGCGGACCGCCTGCGCCGGGCCGGTCTGCAGGTGACGGTCTATGACCGCTACGACCGCTCAGGCGGGCTGATGATCTATGGCATCCCCGGCTTCAAGCTGGAAAAGGACGTGGTCATGCGTCGCAACGCCCAGTTGGAAGAGGGTGGCGTGACTTTCGTGCAGAACTGCAATGTCGGCGAGGACATCACCTTTGACGAGTTGCGCGGAAAGCACGATTTTGTCCTGATCGCCACCGGTGTCTACAAGTCCCGCGACCTGCCCGCGCCGGGTGTCGGGGCCAATGGCATCGTGCGCGCCATCGACTACCTGACCGCCAGCAACCGTATCGGGTTTGGCGACAGCGTGCCGGAGTTCACCTCGGGCGAGTTGAACGCCGAGGGCAAGCGCGTCGTGGTCATCGGCGGCGGCGACACGGCGATGGATTGTGTGCGCACCGCCATCCGTCAGGGCGCCACCAGCGTGAAGTGCCTGTATCGTCGTGACCGGGCCAACATGCCCGGCTCGCAGCGCGAGGTGCAGAATGCCGAGGAAGAAGGCGTCGAGTTCGTCTGGCTGTCGGCGCCCAAGGGTTTCACCGGCGGTGACGCGGTCGAAAGCGTCATGGTGCAGAAGATGCGCCTGGGTGCCCCGGACGCCACCGGCCGCCAAAGCCCCGAGGTGATCGAGGGCGCGGATTACGTCGAAGACGCGGACCTCGTCATCAAGGCGCTGGGTTTCGAGCCCGAGGATCTGCCGAGCCTTTGGAACGTGCCCGAGCTGGAAGTGACCCGTTGGGGCACGATCAAGGCCGATTTCCGCACCCATGAGACCCAGATCGAAAATGTCTATGCAGTCGGTGACATCGTGCGCGGTGCCAGCCTGGTGGTTTGGGCCATCCGCGACGGGCGCGAGGCCGCGGACGCGATCCTGGACAAGGTGATGGCCGCGGTCCCCTCGGCCACCGAGGTCGCCGCCGAGTAA
- a CDS encoding pyridoxamine 5'-phosphate oxidase family protein, whose amino-acid sequence MSEQTLTGMFDMVWGHLSRGVSDRRHPARHPTLATIGPDGPDMRTLVLRAAHRDSARLDLHTDAASPKYAQIRRDPLIALHVWIPKARLQIRARGLARLEPGDPALFAALPPEAQANYGGPAPGTAGPHTQPPTPDASRFALIRCQVTQIDALLLADPHQRALYTAETGWQGQWIAP is encoded by the coding sequence ATGAGTGAACAGACTCTGACAGGCATGTTCGACATGGTCTGGGGCCATCTGTCACGCGGCGTGTCCGACCGCAGACATCCCGCCCGGCACCCGACGCTCGCCACCATCGGCCCCGACGGCCCCGACATGCGCACATTGGTTTTGCGCGCCGCCCACCGCGACAGCGCACGCCTCGATCTGCACACCGACGCCGCCTCGCCCAAATACGCGCAAATCCGCCGGGATCCCCTGATCGCCCTGCATGTCTGGATCCCCAAGGCGCGGCTGCAGATCAGGGCGCGGGGTCTGGCGCGTCTCGAACCGGGCGATCCGGCCCTTTTCGCCGCCCTGCCGCCCGAGGCACAGGCGAATTACGGTGGCCCCGCGCCGGGCACAGCCGGGCCGCACACCCAGCCACCCACACCCGATGCCAGCCGCTTTGCCCTGATCCGGTGTCAGGTGACGCAGATCGACGCCCTGCTTCTGGCCGACCCGCATCAACGGGCGCTCTATACCGCCGAAACCGGCTGGCAGGGACAGTGGATTGCCCCCTGA
- a CDS encoding lipocalin-like domain-containing protein, which produces MRCLVLFLVALATPLNAQGFAGLGTTADGFAVPDPTPEFSFPTDHGPHPEYRIEWWYLTATLQGADGRDYGAQWTLFRSALAPREAQGWEAPQLFMGHAAITTPDLHVSAERLARGGIGQAGVTAEPFRAWIDDWHMTSRAETGDDALSDLSLSARGDTFSYDLNLSATGPLVFHGDGGYSVKSAEGQASYYYSQPFYRVSGTITLPDGPVEVSGNAWLDREWSSQPLSENQRGWDWFSLQLPDGGRMMGFGLREAGGGLYTSATWIEADGTTTAYPDGALRLTPLGTHSVAGRNVPTIWRLELPARDLNIVATALNPDSWMETSFAYWEGPITFSGTHEGRGYLEMTGYE; this is translated from the coding sequence ATGCGCTGCCTTGTCCTTTTCCTTGTCGCCCTGGCGACGCCGCTCAACGCCCAGGGGTTCGCCGGTCTGGGCACCACGGCCGACGGGTTCGCCGTGCCCGACCCGACACCCGAGTTCTCATTTCCCACCGATCACGGGCCGCACCCCGAGTATCGCATCGAGTGGTGGTATCTGACCGCCACGCTGCAAGGGGCCGATGGCCGGGACTACGGCGCGCAATGGACCCTGTTTCGCAGCGCCCTGGCCCCGCGCGAGGCCCAGGGGTGGGAGGCCCCGCAACTCTTCATGGGGCATGCTGCCATCACCACGCCCGACCTGCATGTCAGCGCCGAACGCCTTGCCCGCGGCGGCATCGGGCAGGCCGGTGTCACCGCCGAGCCGTTCCGCGCCTGGATCGACGATTGGCACATGACCTCGCGCGCCGAGACCGGGGACGATGCGTTGTCGGACCTGTCGTTATCTGCGCGCGGGGACACGTTTTCCTATGACCTGAACCTGTCGGCCACTGGGCCGCTCGTCTTTCATGGCGACGGAGGTTACTCGGTCAAATCGGCCGAGGGGCAAGCCAGCTACTACTACTCGCAGCCTTTCTATCGCGTCAGCGGCACGATCACCCTGCCCGATGGGCCGGTCGAGGTCTCGGGAAATGCCTGGCTCGACCGGGAATGGTCGTCGCAGCCGCTGTCGGAAAATCAGCGGGGGTGGGATTGGTTTTCCCTGCAGCTTCCAGATGGCGGGCGCATGATGGGCTTTGGCCTGCGCGAGGCGGGAGGCGGGCTGTATACCTCGGCCACCTGGATCGAGGCCGATGGCACCACCACCGCCTATCCCGATGGGGCCTTGCGGCTGACACCGCTGGGCACGCATTCGGTTGCCGGGCGCAATGTCCCCACCATCTGGCGCCTCGAGCTGCCCGCGCGCGATCTCAATATCGTGGCCACCGCCCTGAACCCCGACAGCTGGATGGAGACGTCCTTTGCCTATTGGGAAGGGCCGATAACCTTTTCCGGCACGCATGAGGGGCGCGGTTACCTGGAGATGACGGGCTATGAGTGA
- the gltB gene encoding glutamate synthase large subunit yields the protein MTKYDADWAAAEQAKREWMAENAMFREEDEHSSCGVGLVVSIDGKPSRAVVENGISALKAIWHRGAVDADGKTGDGAGIHVQIPVHFFYDQVRRTGHEPRMNELMAVGQVFLPRNDFGAQETCRTIVESEVLRMGYYIYGWRHVPVDITVLGEKANATRPEIEQIIISNSKGVDEETFERELYVIRRRIEKAAAAAQVGQLYLCSLSCRSIIYKGMMLAQDVAEFYPDLKDERFESAFAIYHQRYSTNTFPQWWLAQPFRMLAHNGEINTLKGNVNWMKSHEIRLSSAYFGEMAEDIKPIIAQGASDSAALDAVFEVLVRAGRSAPMAKTMLIPEAWSQTASKLPQAWQDMYSYCNSVMEPWDGPAALAMTDGRWVCAGLDRNGLRPMRYVVTGEGLLIAGSEAGMVPVDEATVVEKGALGPGQLIAVDMAEQKLFHDTEIKDALAASRPFGDWVGKITDLAIETNGVTETAIFEATELRKRQVAAGYSMEELEQILAPMAEDGKEAIASMGDDTPAAVLSSMYRPLSHYFRQNFSQVTNPPIDSLREYRVMSLKTRFGNLKNVLDEDSSQTEILVLDSPFVGNAQFDEMVKHFGASLVTIDCTFPVGGKSGALRDNLARIRQEAEDAVRSGAGHIVLTDRFQSEDRVPMPMILATSAVHSWLTRQGLRTFCSLNVRSAECIDPHYFAVLVGCGATTVNAYLAQDSIADRIERGLIDGTLTEAMARYRASIDAGLLKIMSKMGISVISSYRGGLNFEAVGLSRAMVNEYFPGMLSRISGIGVSGLQKKVEEVHAKGWQGGADVLPLPIGGFYKARRSGEKHAWEAQTMHMMQMACNRSSYELWKQYSKKMQSNPPIHLRDLLDMKPLGEPINIEEVESITSIRKRFVTPGMSLGALSPEAHKTLNVAMNRIGAKSDSGEGGEDPAHFVPEPNGDNPSAKIKQVASGRFGVTAEYLNHCEELEIKVAQGAKPGEGGQLPGMKVTDLIARLRHSTKGVTLISPPPHHDIYSIEDLAQLIYDLKQINPRCKVTVKLVASSGVGTIAAGVAKAKADVILISGHNGGTGASPATSIKYAGLPWEMGLTEAHQVLAMNKLRDRVTLRTDGGLRTGRDIVMAAMMGAEEYGIGTAALIAMGCIMVRQCQSNTCPVGVCTQDPALREKFTGNADKVVNLITFYAQEVREILASIGARSLDDVIGRADLLTQVSRGAAHLDDLDLNPMLITVDGADRIVYDRYKPRNAVPDTLDAQIVKDAHRFLEDGEKMQLSYAVQNTLRTIGTRTSSHIVKNFGMRNHLQPDHLTVKLEGSAGQSLGAFAAPGLKLEVSGDANDYVGKGLSGGTIVVKPPQVSPLKADDNVIVGNTVLYGATDGYLFAAGRAGERFAVRNSGAKVVVEGCGSNGCEYMTGGVAVILGSIGANFGAGMTGGMAYLHDPEGQTGVNMNMETLVTCPVTVDHWEQQLRGLIERHAKETGSRKAADILQHWDLERGNFVQVVPKEMLDKLAHPVGIEAGAVPAE from the coding sequence ATGACCAAATATGATGCCGATTGGGCCGCCGCCGAGCAGGCCAAGCGGGAGTGGATGGCCGAGAACGCCATGTTCCGCGAAGAGGACGAGCATTCCTCCTGCGGGGTGGGCCTTGTCGTGTCGATCGACGGCAAACCCAGCCGCGCCGTGGTGGAAAACGGTATCAGCGCGCTCAAGGCGATCTGGCACCGCGGCGCCGTCGATGCCGATGGCAAGACGGGCGACGGGGCCGGCATCCATGTGCAGATCCCGGTGCATTTCTTCTACGATCAGGTGCGCCGCACGGGCCACGAGCCGCGCATGAACGAATTGATGGCGGTGGGCCAGGTCTTCCTGCCGCGCAACGATTTCGGCGCGCAGGAAACCTGCCGCACGATCGTCGAGTCCGAAGTGCTGCGCATGGGCTATTACATCTATGGCTGGCGTCACGTGCCGGTCGACATCACCGTGCTGGGCGAAAAGGCCAACGCCACCCGCCCCGAGATCGAGCAGATCATCATCTCGAACTCGAAAGGCGTGGATGAAGAGACGTTCGAGCGCGAGTTGTATGTCATCCGCCGCCGCATCGAAAAGGCCGCCGCCGCGGCGCAGGTCGGGCAGCTGTATCTGTGTTCGCTGTCCTGCCGCTCGATCATCTACAAGGGCATGATGCTGGCCCAGGACGTGGCCGAGTTCTATCCCGACCTCAAGGATGAACGATTCGAGAGCGCTTTCGCGATCTATCACCAGCGCTATTCGACCAACACGTTCCCGCAGTGGTGGTTGGCGCAGCCGTTCCGCATGCTGGCCCATAACGGCGAGATCAACACGCTGAAAGGCAACGTCAACTGGATGAAGAGCCACGAGATCCGGCTGTCCAGCGCGTATTTCGGCGAGATGGCCGAGGATATCAAACCGATCATCGCGCAGGGCGCGTCGGATTCGGCCGCGCTGGACGCGGTGTTCGAGGTGCTGGTGCGCGCGGGCCGCTCGGCGCCGATGGCCAAGACCATGCTGATCCCCGAGGCCTGGAGCCAGACGGCCAGCAAGTTGCCGCAAGCGTGGCAGGACATGTATTCCTACTGCAATTCGGTGATGGAGCCGTGGGACGGCCCCGCCGCCCTGGCGATGACCGATGGCCGCTGGGTCTGTGCCGGGCTTGACCGCAACGGCCTGCGCCCGATGCGCTATGTCGTGACGGGCGAGGGGCTGCTGATCGCCGGGTCCGAGGCGGGCATGGTGCCGGTGGACGAGGCCACAGTCGTCGAGAAAGGCGCGCTGGGCCCCGGTCAGTTGATCGCCGTGGACATGGCCGAACAGAAGCTGTTCCACGACACCGAGATCAAGGACGCGCTGGCCGCCAGCCGCCCCTTTGGCGACTGGGTGGGCAAGATCACCGATCTGGCCATCGAGACCAATGGCGTGACGGAAACCGCGATCTTCGAGGCCACCGAACTGCGCAAGCGGCAGGTCGCGGCCGGCTATTCCATGGAAGAGCTGGAACAGATTCTGGCCCCGATGGCCGAGGACGGCAAAGAGGCCATCGCCTCGATGGGCGACGACACGCCGGCTGCGGTGCTGTCGAGCATGTATCGCCCGCTGAGCCATTATTTCCGGCAGAACTTCAGCCAGGTCACGAACCCGCCGATCGACAGCTTGCGCGAATACCGGGTGATGAGCCTGAAGACGCGGTTCGGCAACCTCAAGAACGTGCTGGACGAGGATAGCAGCCAGACCGAGATCCTGGTGCTGGACAGCCCCTTCGTCGGCAATGCGCAGTTCGACGAGATGGTGAAGCATTTCGGCGCATCGCTGGTCACGATCGACTGCACCTTTCCGGTGGGGGGCAAGTCGGGCGCGCTGCGCGACAACCTGGCCCGCATCCGGCAAGAGGCGGAAGATGCCGTGCGCTCGGGCGCCGGACATATCGTGCTGACCGACCGGTTCCAGAGCGAAGATCGCGTGCCGATGCCGATGATCCTCGCCACCAGCGCGGTGCATAGCTGGCTGACGCGGCAGGGGCTGCGGACCTTCTGCTCGCTCAACGTGCGCTCGGCCGAATGCATCGACCCGCACTACTTCGCGGTGCTGGTCGGTTGCGGGGCCACGACCGTCAACGCCTATCTGGCACAGGACAGCATCGCCGACCGTATCGAGCGCGGCTTGATCGACGGCACGCTGACCGAGGCGATGGCGCGCTACCGCGCCTCGATCGATGCGGGTCTGCTCAAGATCATGTCGAAAATGGGCATTTCGGTGATCTCGTCCTATCGCGGCGGTCTGAATTTCGAGGCCGTGGGCCTGAGCCGCGCGATGGTGAACGAGTATTTCCCCGGCATGCTCAGCCGCATTTCGGGCATCGGGGTCAGCGGCCTGCAAAAGAAGGTCGAGGAAGTCCATGCCAAGGGCTGGCAGGGGGGCGCGGACGTGCTGCCGCTGCCCATCGGTGGCTTCTACAAGGCGCGGCGCTCGGGCGAGAAACACGCCTGGGAAGCGCAGACCATGCACATGATGCAGATGGCCTGTAACCGCTCGTCCTACGAATTGTGGAAGCAATATTCGAAAAAGATGCAGAGCAACCCGCCGATCCATCTGCGCGATCTGCTGGACATGAAGCCGCTGGGCGAGCCGATCAATATCGAAGAGGTGGAAAGCATCACCTCGATCCGCAAGCGTTTCGTCACGCCGGGCATGTCGCTCGGCGCGCTGTCGCCCGAGGCGCACAAGACGCTGAACGTCGCGATGAACCGGATCGGGGCCAAGTCGGACAGTGGCGAGGGCGGCGAAGACCCGGCGCATTTCGTGCCGGAGCCCAATGGCGACAATCCGTCGGCCAAGATCAAGCAGGTGGCCTCGGGCCGGTTCGGCGTCACCGCCGAATACCTCAACCATTGCGAAGAGCTGGAAATCAAGGTCGCTCAGGGCGCCAAGCCCGGCGAGGGTGGGCAGCTGCCGGGGATGAAGGTCACCGACCTGATCGCGCGGCTGCGGCACTCGACCAAGGGCGTGACGCTGATCTCGCCGCCGCCGCACCACGATATCTACTCGATCGAGGATCTGGCGCAGCTGATCTACGACCTCAAGCAGATCAACCCGCGCTGCAAGGTGACGGTGAAACTGGTGGCGTCGTCCGGTGTCGGCACGATTGCGGCCGGTGTGGCCAAGGCCAAGGCCGACGTGATCCTGATCTCGGGTCACAATGGCGGCACGGGGGCCTCGCCCGCGACGTCGATCAAATATGCCGGTCTGCCATGGGAAATGGGCCTGACCGAGGCGCATCAGGTTCTGGCGATGAACAAGCTGCGCGACCGCGTGACGCTGCGCACCGATGGTGGCCTGCGCACGGGGCGTGATATCGTGATGGCCGCGATGATGGGGGCCGAGGAATATGGCATCGGCACCGCCGCGCTGATCGCGATGGGCTGCATCATGGTGCGCCAGTGCCAGTCGAACACCTGCCCCGTGGGCGTGTGTACGCAGGACCCGGCGTTGCGTGAAAAGTTCACCGGCAACGCGGACAAGGTGGTGAACCTCATCACCTTCTACGCCCAAGAGGTGCGCGAGATCCTCGCCTCGATCGGGGCGCGCAGCCTCGACGATGTGATCGGGCGCGCCGATCTGCTGACGCAGGTCAGCCGCGGGGCGGCGCATCTGGACGATCTGGACCTGAACCCGATGCTGATCACCGTCGATGGCGCTGATCGGATCGTCTATGACCGCTACAAGCCGCGCAACGCCGTGCCCGATACGCTGGACGCGCAGATCGTGAAGGATGCGCATCGGTTCCTCGAAGACGGGGAAAAGATGCAACTGTCCTACGCGGTGCAGAACACGTTGCGCACCATCGGCACGCGCACATCCAGCCACATCGTCAAGAATTTCGGGATGCGCAACCACCTGCAGCCCGATCACCTGACGGTGAAGCTGGAGGGGTCGGCCGGTCAGTCGCTGGGCGCCTTTGCCGCGCCGGGCCTCAAGCTGGAGGTGTCGGGCGATGCCAACGACTACGTGGGCAAGGGTCTGTCGGGGGGCACGATCGTTGTGAAGCCGCCTCAGGTCAGCCCGCTGAAGGCCGATGACAACGTGATCGTGGGCAACACGGTGCTGTACGGGGCCACCGATGGCTACCTGTTCGCGGCCGGACGCGCGGGCGAACGCTTTGCCGTGCGCAATTCGGGCGCCAAGGTCGTTGTCGAGGGCTGCGGCTCGAACGGGTGCGAATACATGACCGGCGGGGTTGCCGTGATCCTGGGCTCCATCGGGGCCAATTTCGGGGCCGGCATGACCGGGGGCATGGCGTATCTCCATGACCCCGAGGGGCAGACCGGCGTGAACATGAACATGGAAACGCTGGTGACCTGCCCGGTGACGGTGGATCATTGGGAACAGCAGCTGCGCGGCCTGATCGAGCGCCATGCCAAGGAGACGGGCAGCCGCAAAGCCGCCGACATCCTGCAGCACTGGGACCTGGAGCGCGGGAATTTCGTTCAGGTCGTGCCGAAAGAGATGCTGGACAAGCTGGCCCATCCCGTGGGCATCGAGGCGGGGGCCGTGCCGGCCGAGTGA